Within the Clupea harengus unplaced genomic scaffold, Ch_v2.0.2, whole genome shotgun sequence genome, the region ACAAAttaagtttttaaaaaaaatatgaaaaaaaaaggaactccACTTTTACTTTACTCCATCGACCTGACCTTGTGACTAAATGTATTGTCAAGAGTGGTTGATTCCATACAGGCTCGCCTGAGTTGATTGCTGATCTTTgttcaggggggaaaaaatcctgATAGGCAATACTATAGAGCCTTCTATTTTCCATATGGTTTATGGCATAGCCTGAACAGCATTTCTCGACAGCCAATTATGAGAATCTTATCTGGCACCAAATGCGTTGTGAGGCATTTAGGGTTAATCTATTATTTGTAGGACAAGATAGCCTCATTTTTTGTATAAATTTGAAGTTTCCCAGGatattatctatctatctatctatctatctgtggtATTTCCAGCACAAGATACATTTGTCAGCAAAACTGCAAGCAATCTAATTTTGTTTGATATAGAAGCAAACTGGTTTAGATGTGGTGTGTCAACCGTGTACAAATTAAGATTGAATGCTCAGAGAAAACGGAATGACGTTAAAACGAAATATTATACTAGATGCAACTTTAAGGCTCCGTTATTTTTCTACGACTGCGGGACCTATCTTCTATTAAGTTCGCACGACGGCATCAAAGTGCCATGGGATGTCCTTGTCAGATAGCCTATGTCTTCACGTAAAAATCAAACATTGTCAGTGCGACATAATGTCACTACGTAGGTGTCTACAATTTACATCTTATATTTCTAGGCTCAATGCTTTGAATTTAAATCAATTTAAATCAGATTTAAATTATATTTCGCTCAGAGTGACGTAGTATATTAAATCCTCAGACTACACAAATATGCACTCATTTCTTTGAGCCTGATTAACTAAATATCCACAAGCTCTCCCACTGTAGCCTGTAATTTCTAAAACTATTGCCGCATTCAAGTAGAGAAAATTCGACTTGAAATTTGTAAACACATTTAGGGTATGCGCACACTGTAAGTGCATTTTGTTGCGTAAGGCCTACCAACTATTACGTACAACTGTTTTCTTGTTAGTTTTGACACAGTGCCTCTTCATACTTTTTCGCATGCAGTTAAAAGGTTTTTGGGAGATTTAGACTGTTTATAAATACAGGCCTATATAGCTAGCAGGCTGTTCTAATCATTACTGATCATTTAAAACGCAATTGTTTGAACTGAAAATGCTGCGTGAGATATTTTGTTACACGTGGTTTCACTAACTAGGCTATCAAATATGGCCTTTATCATTTAATTTGTGTCAATATAACCTACAGCCCACCACTTCTTTAATTGTATATCATCTGTTTGATCACGTTTCATTCACCACTCTTACATTTTACGTATGACAATGCATGTCTATTAACGTGGTCTTTGTGGACTTGCTCATTCACAGACAGAACTTTAAGTGAGCTTCAATAATTGTATTTCAGGCATCAATTCTTCCGCTGCTGCTGTAAACTGTCATAAAGCGGAAAGTGACCGCATAACTGCCAGGCGGAGTGATCTAAATAGGGCTACACCCTCTCTTGGCGCTGTCTGATTACATCGGCTTTCTTCACTGCCCAAGGCAGGACTTGACTGTGCGCAGGATCCAAGAAAGAATTGGAAACTCCTACATTATTTTCGGACTATTGCACGAACATTTCTTGTTTGATATTTCATTCTTTTATTTTGCCTTCTGTGAAGAGTTTTCTAGCTACGTAAAGGTCGTTAGTATGTCTTGGCAAAGCTACGTGGACAACCTGATGGCTGATGGCAGCTGCCAGGATTCCGCCATTGTTGGGTACACGGACGCAAAATACGTTTGGGCAGCACAAGCCGGTGGTACCTTTTTTAACATAACGGTGAGCCTTTGAAATTTTAGCATATGAATGCAAAAAACAGCTAAACCAAGGCCATGTACAATATTATAAGTCATCCACGTTATGTGGTATCGCTAGTAAGATAGCTAACGTCATGTTCAGCACGCGTTCAAGGGGTGTCTGGCCCGCGCCGGTTTTCCGCCGGCAGTTAGCTGTTTATCAATTGCCCCTCTTGAATAACTCGTGTGAAATTTGCAATGCCagtttttaatgtttaatacatttttaaaccaTAGTTGATGCTCCCCATCGGTATCATGACAAAGTGATCTTCGAGCGAGACAAGCGTGTTATGCTAACCGCTAGTGCATCTTAACGCGTATTGAAATAATTTTGCTTGTAGCCAATTCAGGCCGCTCTTTCGTAGCCAAACAGTGATACGAGCATGCCTGGTAATGGGGCCCGCTAAGATACCTATCCTAGGATAGCTAGCATTGAATAACTATTGATGAATTGAAAGGGTACACAGGGCAAATTGTGACACCCTCTCTATGTAGGGACCTTGGAACAATATTGTTTTATAACTTAAATATCAAATTAAGTTACCATTAGTGACTTGTGCCGTAAGGTTGCTAGTTGGATAGCATACTTAGTTCAGAGGCTGTCTGTCGAACGCCGGAGTAGACCTGGCCAACTGGCTACGATACAAAACGTTCAGTATCTCTGCAGTTTGCGTTATCAGTTTGCGCATTGAACTCCAAGTGTCTATCCAGCTAAGGATTCGCGTTACCTCCACACATCCCAAATCCCGAAGTGGGAATGTACTGATTGAACTTCATAGACCAAAAGAAGTTGAATGCACAGCCCCTTCAAGTTGACTTCCATGCTAACGTTAGTCGCTTTCACGGTTTGGTAGCTAATGCTTGCTAGCTAGAATAATAATGACTGGACTAGCCGGCTTAGTATGGATAGAGACGTTTGATATGAGCCTGAGAATCCACTCATGTTCTCTGTTGAGAACAGCAAATTGACCTACCGGATTGATGGGTTTTGTTATCTTATATTTTTAAGTAAAATAGACAGTGTCTTTGCGATAAACTGCATTTTGTATTTGACTGAACATTTAGCCCGCTTAGCTAGCTTCAAAGATGGCGTCAGACCGCTGCGGTTCAGCTCATCTTTTAATATTAACTTCGATTTTATCTATTGTGGTGGTTTACACAAATGTCAGCTGCCAAATTGGCGTCAGAGGTAACACCCTGTCGGATGATGCTATTGTATTACCTGTTGGTAATATAAATTGCTTGGGGGTTGACACTGCCGGCTCTTGGCCCCAAAATAAATTCGTCGGTTCCTCCATTTTGTTGTAGTTGGTTAGCCGAATTGCTAATGTTATTTTATCTTTTTGTTAGGACTTAATAATTGCTTGCTTGCAGTTTTGCATGAACAATGTAGCTAACCCCACTAGGCCATGTTACGTTAATTTAAACATTTGAACAAGTCATAGATGTGATATAAAAAAACAACCTGAAAAGTAGCTTGCTAACATGATGGCATGTTTGATTACATTATTATTGACGTTAATCAGAGTTGTCAGTGAAAGTTTACCATAATCAAAACTACTGAATGGTTGTATGTTGTCAGTTAATGTAACGTAAGTGAGTCTTAATAATTGATACTCGCATCAATTGGATGCAACTATAGTGGATGTACTAAGGGTTCTGTCACGTCAGCCAGCACCCTTTTTATGAATCGGACCCTGcaagttttttttgtattagctTAGCAGCACATTAAAAGCGACTGATGAACTTGACTTAAGGATGAAATTATGCCACTCCCGTTTCTGTACACTTGTTATGGTGTGTAATGTTCACCTCACTCGCAaatgccttttttctttttcctgtttAGCCAGAGGAAATAGATGTCATTattggaaaagacagagagggattcTTCACCGGTGGCATGACCTTAGGTAAAAAGAAGTGCTCTGTTATCAGAGATAGCCTTCTAGTTGATGGGGACTGGACAATGGACATCAGGACGAAGAGCCAAGGTGGCGAGCCAACATACAACGTTACTGTAGGCAGAGCTGGCAAAGGTAAAGTCTCCTGCAAAGCGATAAATGGTGTTTCATGTTCACGATTTGTCTCCAATACATATAGTGGAATGAAAAGAACATGATTTGCTTGTGTAGCCTTTCATAGACCTCCAGGAAGTTCAATTATGCTCAgctatgttgttgttttgggtgGAGGTGGAGCCATGTGGGTCAGTTGTAAATAACTGGTCTGGGTATGCAATGTGTTGCAATTCCTACTATTAAATGTTATTGTTAATTAACTTCTATATACAAATCAAGGACTAGAATCTCCCCAGAACACTACATAGGCTAGGGCTTCTCAGCTCTGCATGCACCCTGGATTATTCTTTCATAAAACAAAGTCCCATGCTACATTTAACTAGTTGTCAAGCCTAGACATTTGCACTTACAATTGTCTTGCTAGTAAATTAAGTATGTGATGTCACAAATATAACTAGCTTGTTTATTCTAGTATAATCACATGGAATAAATATAATATTGGCTTTTAAACAGTAAGTATTCTCCTGTTCTGTAATAAAAGGCATAGCCTATTAAGGGGTCTGAAGGCCCAGGTGAACATGTATAGTAAACATTAATAATCCCATATATATACATTTCTGCCTTAATGATATTCAACTGTTTAATCTTAATTTTCTGAACTGTTCAAGATAGAATAACAACCCCAAATAAATCCTGTTTCCACTCATTTCAATGATCCCCTAGTGATGGGCTGTGTCTGTATGACAGCTGTTCACTATAAGATGCATTTAATGTTTAATAGGGTGTGATGATAATTCAGCACGTCAGTTGCAAATGCATCACATTGAGCACTGAAGTGTATCTAGTCACACTTCATGCACCAGCTTATTTTTTTCATGCATTTACAGGGAAGAACAGGGTGTAAGTTAGCGTAGTACAACTCTTTGCCTGGGTATTCCATTTCTCACTTCCTCCCTTTTCACTACAGAAACTACACCACTTGATCTGTAcctttctttttgtgtgctAAAATCATTTCTCTGAACTTGCATGTTTTGCATGCAAACTGCATGTGTTTTAAAAAGCGGTCTCGTTAACCCTTGTTGTAATTCCTACTGTCCTGTTTGATCTCTCCTTAACCTCTGCATTTTCTCAACTTtcccttttctctatctctttctcttccagtcTTGGTGTTTGTTATGGGCAAAGAAGGGGTCCATGGAGGCGGATTGAATAAGAAGGCATACTCAATGGCAAAATACTTGAGGGATTCAGGGTTTTAGTGTAATAAAGCTTGGTTAGTTTTACGTGAGGGACAGTAATGAGAAAAAGCTTTGCTGTTGAGGTTTCTCTCTGAAAACAGTTAAtgtctggggggtggggggtggggtgttaaAATCTTTGTCACCTTATTTGTGTCCCTCAGCAGGGggtgaactttttttttttttttttccttttctttttttcttcaggttTTGTTCATTTGTGGTCTTTTTGTTTCCTTGTGTACTCTAGCATTGGTTTTAGTCATGGGAAAAGAAGGTGTCCATGGAGGGCAGCTCAACAAGAAAGCCTATACCATGGCTGAGTACCTGAGGAAATCTGGATACTAAAGTGGCCCCtccccatccacccacacagcAGCGCACTCTTTAAGCACATCTTTATCCCCAACATGTTGACGGCACTACCAGGCTTGATTAGCAGATGcattgttgtctgtcttttggtTTTGTCCCCCGCCCCttttttacaaacattttatttgtctgtcaccttccttcccttctctagCCTATTGCTGTTTAAAATTATCCTGAGTTGTCAGTTCTTATCCTGACAGCTGTTTGTCGTGCCACACtaaaaatgagcatgtttgaTGGTTTTGGGGGGCAGGTTGGTTGTGCAGGCATTTGGTTTGATTTCAGATATTGATAAACACCCACAATTTGGACTTTTAGCCAGAAACATTTTGCAATTTGATGTGAAGCTTAGTCCCATAGTTAGTCTAATGGTGCTGCACATAACAGCTTTGGGTAGATGTTGTTGCCTCTCGAACGTTAAGAGCCATTCCTGAGCTCTGATGGTCTTCCTGTTGTACAGCATGCCACGGGAGGGTTTACTGCATGCATATCTTTAGGTGAAATatcattctttttcttccatctGACCCATTTCATCATACAGTACCATTGAACTGTTATTTGTTTACCCTACAATTGTAGTCTGCCTCAGGAGCGAAGTCTTCAAAAGTCTACCCACCCCATCTGACCCTCCGAACCCTCATTTGATTAGTGATGCCTTGCATCAGATACTTTTGCTGTTGTGATCGGACGTGGTCTTTTAAGTCGTTGTTATAATGTTGGAATGTGTCGGTGTGATGGCAGATCAGCATTTAAGAGGGGTTTACTTCCCTCCAAAGAGCCTTGGATCCCGGACTGTACAAGGACATTCCACCGCTACGATGGCTCAGGCACTTAAATCTGTTTTGCCACTTCctgtacctttttttttttttttttttttttttaacaacgtGCTGCCATCCCAGTGTAACTGTTTTTTGTGTCCAGTTTTCTCTATAGGACCAATTTTTGTTGCATCAAGGggtttactaacaggattgcttTAAACTGTTGTAAAGGGTGACTGCTCGCTTAATCTGTTTGCTGACTGAACATGTTAAACACATAATCACTCATGTTGTAACACTAAACTTTACAACTCTACTAGTTCACATGACTGTAAAAAAAGGTTTAACTTGACATGTCTAAAACAAATCAGTGCTACAAAGAATATAACACTTAATACTTGATCTTCACTCATGAATGTCATAAGTGGATGGATTGGCAGTCAGTTTCAACTTTGTCATGAGTTACTGTAAATGCATTTGACTGTCCATTCATGATGTGCAGGAAACCATTTGGAATTTATTGCCTTGTGCTCTTCTCATCAAATGCAATGTATGGAACTGTCATAGCACggtacaaaacattaaaaagacaaaaaatataaatatgaaaCTGAGATTGTGTACACTAAATTTTCTGGGTGGTGTTGGTTGGAAATAAGACCACTGTAGTCAGTCTTGTGGAAAATCAAAGGACAAAAAGCTGTATCCTGTGCCATAATGTAGATCTGTTGCTACTGTGAGATGGATTTTAGCTGCCTTGCAAGGAGTACCTTCTTCAATGGCACTTACTTTGGGATATTGGCGTTAAAAACTCAAACTCTTCCAGGGATTGTGGAATATGTACAGATTAAAATTAAACTTGTCAGTTGtcaccatgtttttttgttcCCTTTTTTCATACAACTGAATACAGTGGAGCAGTTGATAATACAAATATTGTTTTCATGGAGAAAATGCCATGATTTATTAATCACCTTGTTTACAGACagatcaaataaatgtattccaACCAGAAGATATGTGGTcgtaatttaatgttttgtttttgaagctTTATCTTTTGTGAAGT harbors:
- the LOC122132038 gene encoding profilin-2-like isoform X1, whose translation is MSWQSYVDNLMADGSCQDSAIVGYTDAKYVWAAQAGGTFFNITPEEIDVIIGKDREGFFTGGMTLGKKKCSVIRDSLLVDGDWTMDIRTKSQGGEPTYNVTVGRAGKVLVFVMGKEGVHGGGLNKKAYSMAKYLRDSGF
- the LOC122132038 gene encoding profilin-2-like isoform X2 translates to MSWQSYVDNLMADGSCQDSAIVGYTDAKYVWAAQAGGTFFNITPEEIDVIIGKDREGFFTGGMTLGKKKCSVIRDSLLVDGDWTMDIRTKSQGGEPTYNVTVGRAGKALVLVMGKEGVHGGQLNKKAYTMAEYLRKSGY